The sequence TCCGAACCCGCCCGTCGGCGGAGGAGGGGGCGGGGTTTTCTTGAACCTTTCATGAAGCTCATACAGTTTTTTCATCTGTCCTTCATCCAGAACTTCATTCATTTTTCTGAAAGCTTCTTCAAAAATTTCATCGGCCTCACGCTTCGTTTTATCCCTGAGCGCATCTGCCTTCGGGCGCGCCTCGTCAAGAATACGCCTTACATCGGCAGACTGCTCAGGAGTGAGCTTAAGCTCCCGTTCAAGCATGGAGTGAATTTTTGCCGCCACATCGTGCGGCTCTTTACGCATATGATTAAACTGTGCTATGCGGTAAATATTCATGGCAATTGCGCCTGCCACAAAACCAATAAGAAATATAACAACAAAATAAGCAGACTTTTTCATGGCATACCTAGATCACTACGCCTGAGACACCGGTCACAAGCAGTTCCATGAGATAAAGCGTCTTTTCCTGCACCATATAGTTTTCGGTAATGAAAAGAACAGCCAGAAGAACGCACAAAACAGGTACAAGCACCGCGAATGCCGGTGTTTTCACCATCGAGATCTCAGCCTCTTCCGCCATGCTTTCAAGCGCCTTTCTGTAGGCTCTGTCAGCAAAGCCCTCATCCGGCGCAGTGTTTCTGCCTGCCCTGCTAGCCGCAGCAAGTTCTTCCGTCAGTCGTTTTTTCTCACTCATAATTACTGTCCCTGATTCCCATTCTTTTAAGTGCGTCTGAAAGCTTTTTCTTTGCGCGGAAGGCTCTGACTTTGACCCCCGCTCTTGTCATATTCATAACGTCCGCAGCCTCCGCAGCGGAGACTCCGTCAAAGTATACCAGCTCCATCAGTATTCTGTCCTTGGGAGAAAGAACGAGCATAGCTCTGTCGAGAATCATCCTCAGGTGCGTCTGCCTGCTTTTTCTCTCAAACTCATCGCCCGCGCTTTCGGATTCCAGCCTTTCAAGCAGGTTTCCGCCCTCATAGCTCAGACTGCTGAGGGAAGTTTCGTTCTTTCTGTATTCCCGCCGCCAGTAGTCACAGCAGCAGTTTATGCTCACTTTTTTGAGCCAGCCTTTGACTTTTTCAGAATTATCCAGTGTTTTCAATGACTTGAAAACTTTTATAAAAACTTCCTGTGCAACATCTTCGGTCATGTCCTCCGGAACATGTCTTCCCACGGTTTCAAAAACCAGCGACTCGAATCTTTTAACAAAGACTCTGAAATATTCGTATTCCCCGCAGACAAGCCTTTCTATCAGCTCTCTGTCGGAAATATCAGGCTGTAGTTTGCTGCACATTCAAAATAACATTCTTCCGCGTTTACCTTATTCAGTCAATTATTAAATTTATTGGGGCGGAGGGAACTCTGTCTATCCCGCTCCGCCCCTTTCGGGTGGTGTGCGTCCTGTCCGAACCTTGCATCTTTAACTGTCATTAATCCTTACGCTTCGCCGAAAAGAAGTGAGTTCATCATCATGGAGTATTTGTACTCAAAAGATCCCTTCTCCTCATCGGTCGATGTCATTTTTTCCAGCGCGCTGAGCAGCATCTCTGAAATCTGACTGAGATTCTCCTCTTCCGCAACTGTTT is a genomic window of Geovibrio thiophilus containing:
- a CDS encoding Spy/CpxP family protein refolding chaperone; protein product: MKKSAYFVVIFLIGFVAGAIAMNIYRIAQFNHMRKEPHDVAAKIHSMLERELKLTPEQSADVRRILDEARPKADALRDKTKREADEIFEEAFRKMNEVLDEGQMKKLYELHERFKKTPPPPPPTGGFGPPPPPPFPDRP
- a CDS encoding RNA polymerase sigma factor — its product is MCSKLQPDISDRELIERLVCGEYEYFRVFVKRFESLVFETVGRHVPEDMTEDVAQEVFIKVFKSLKTLDNSEKVKGWLKKVSINCCCDYWRREYRKNETSLSSLSYEGGNLLERLESESAGDEFERKSRQTHLRMILDRAMLVLSPKDRILMELVYFDGVSAAEAADVMNMTRAGVKVRAFRAKKKLSDALKRMGIRDSNYE